The following coding sequences are from one Carassius auratus strain Wakin chromosome 15, ASM336829v1, whole genome shotgun sequence window:
- the LOC113115513 gene encoding olfactory receptor 52E8-like has protein sequence MSSVSQSFSENNSIVYPEYFFIIGLSGIPYSTYYYIFLFFIYIFAVIENSVVLFIIAVDRNLHSPKYIGVFYLALADFGETNALIPNMMKIFVFDSQYISYNACLANMFFVHFFSTMQSLTLVVLAYDRFIAICLPLRYHAIVNNTVMTVVFVGLWVINGGVIAFAVSSITRLSFCKSNAVASYYCDHGPVYRLACNDVSINNFMAKLCTALYVVAPLLVIVLSYLGIFLALSKITTWERRLKALKTCVSHLLLVGSFFLPIICIYITAFIVSLTPNARVISTSLAYAVPPMLNPIIYVLNTSEIKDLIKKYLKKRSAQIESVSN, from the coding sequence ATGAGTTCTGTAAGTCAAAGCTTTTCTGAAAATAACTCCATTGTTTATCCTGAATACTTTTTCATCATTGGACTTTCAGGTATACCATACAGCACTTATTactatattttcttatttttcatttatatcttTGCTGTAATTGAGAACTCTGTAGTCCTTTTTATTATAGCTGTTGACCGGAACCTGCACAGTCCAAAGTACATTGGTGTGTTTTACTTGGCCTTGGCTGACTTTGGTGAAACTAACGCACTGATTCCTAACATGatgaagatttttgtttttgactCACAGTACATCTCCTATAATGCTTGTTTGGCAAACATGTTTTTTGTTCACTTCTTTAGTACTATGCAGAGCCTCACTCTTGTTGTTCTGGCTTATGATCGCTTCATTGCAATTTGTTTGCCATTAAGATATCACGCCATAGTGAATAATACTGTCATGACTGTAGTGTTTGTAGGATTATGGGTAATTAATGGTGGTGTGATTGCCTTTGCGGTGTCTTCGATCACGAGACTTTCATTCTGTAAATCCAACGCTGTAGCTAGTTATTATTGTGATCATGGACCAGTGTATAGGTTGGCATGTAATGATGTTAGCATTAATAATTTCATGGCTAAACTCTGCACAGCTTTATATGTTGTAGCACCATTGCTCGTTATAGTGCTTTCATATCTGGGAATTTTTCTTGCATTAAGTAAAATAACAACTTGGGAAAGACGTTTAAAAGCACTGAAGACCTGTGTTTCTCACTTGTTGTTAGTGGGATCATTTTTTCTCCCCATAATCTGCATATACATAACTGCATTCATCGTTTCTCTTACTCCCAATGCAAGGGTCATTAGCACATCTCTGGCATATGCTGTTCCACCAATGCTAAATcccattatttatgttttaaatacatcTGAAATCAAagacttaattaaaaaatacctTAAAAAGAGATCAGCACAAATTGAGAGTGTTTCAAACtaa